The following coding sequences lie in one Alicyclobacillus curvatus genomic window:
- a CDS encoding gamma-glutamylcyclotransferase, which translates to MKFTSDIVERAVQVSARAHSSQARKGSGTPYIVHPVSVAMILMRAGCDEDVIAAGLLHDTVEDTDLTLDDVRAQFGDRVANLVDGASEPDKSQPWEERKRHTISFLKHAPDDIRVLVCADKLDNVRSIRIDAERLGEAVWARFHRGREHQEWYYRSIVESLGVSSEFPMLQELRDEVNMLFGLPETVLVYVYGSLLSGESNHGLLASSRLVSAKARAHGRMYDTGNGYPALVTDREKWTFGQVYEVNKATLAQLDALEDYRGPNREDNDYQRISQPVETEHGTMQALMYVYTEEDAKDLKEIPSGDWKNRNSG; encoded by the coding sequence GTGAAGTTTACATCGGATATCGTGGAACGTGCGGTGCAGGTTTCCGCTCGTGCACACAGTAGTCAAGCGAGAAAGGGTTCCGGTACGCCGTATATTGTACATCCGGTTTCTGTGGCCATGATTTTGATGCGAGCGGGATGCGATGAAGATGTGATTGCGGCAGGACTGCTTCATGACACGGTGGAAGACACAGACCTGACACTAGATGATGTCAGAGCCCAGTTCGGGGACAGGGTGGCAAACCTGGTTGACGGCGCGTCAGAACCGGACAAGTCCCAGCCTTGGGAAGAGAGAAAACGACATACCATTTCTTTTTTGAAGCATGCTCCGGATGACATCCGGGTTTTGGTCTGCGCAGACAAACTGGATAATGTACGCTCCATCCGCATAGACGCAGAACGCCTGGGAGAGGCTGTTTGGGCCCGTTTCCACCGTGGGCGGGAGCATCAAGAATGGTATTATCGCAGCATCGTCGAGAGCCTTGGTGTGTCATCTGAGTTTCCGATGTTGCAGGAGCTGCGGGATGAAGTGAACATGCTCTTTGGGTTGCCGGAGACTGTCTTGGTGTACGTGTACGGGTCTCTGCTCTCCGGGGAGTCAAACCATGGGCTCCTGGCTTCCTCTCGACTGGTGTCGGCAAAAGCCCGTGCACACGGGAGAATGTACGACACGGGCAACGGATACCCAGCTCTAGTCACTGACAGAGAGAAGTGGACATTTGGCCAAGTCTATGAGGTGAACAAGGCAACCTTAGCGCAGTTGGATGCACTCGAAGACTATCGTGGACCCAATCGGGAGGATAATGACTATCAACGAATTTCCCAACCCGTCGAGACTGAACACGGCACCATGCAAGCGCTGATGTACGTATACACCGAAGAGGATGCAAAGGACCTCAAGGAGATTCCCTCGGGAGACTGGAAAAATCGCAACTCTGGTTGA
- a CDS encoding nitroreductase family protein: MQVKEAITSRRHIKQFKPDEVTEEQLLNWLDTARFAPNHKMAEPWEVLVIGSETRATLHHGANFGDAPVVLAFLYKRSENEVDTFENLVAATCFVQNFCLAAWADGVGTRWTSIASKAGTKEILALSDDYEVLTILGVGYPAEVPPVKERTPMASKIKHLS; encoded by the coding sequence ATGCAGGTAAAAGAAGCCATTACGTCACGTCGTCATATTAAGCAATTCAAGCCGGATGAAGTCACGGAGGAGCAACTTCTAAATTGGCTTGACACAGCCCGCTTCGCTCCGAATCACAAGATGGCTGAACCGTGGGAAGTCCTCGTCATCGGATCGGAAACGAGAGCTACACTTCATCATGGAGCCAATTTTGGCGATGCTCCAGTTGTCCTCGCCTTTTTGTACAAGCGCTCGGAAAACGAAGTCGATACGTTTGAGAACCTCGTGGCTGCGACATGTTTCGTGCAAAACTTCTGCCTCGCTGCCTGGGCTGATGGCGTTGGCACAAGATGGACCTCCATCGCATCAAAGGCCGGTACAAAGGAAATCCTTGCACTTTCGGACGACTACGAAGTCCTGACAATTCTTGGCGTAGGCTATCCTGCTGAGGTGCCACCGGTCAAAGAACGTACGCCGATGGCGAGCAAAATTAAGCACCTGTCGTAG